The following proteins come from a genomic window of Rhodoligotrophos sp. CJ14:
- a CDS encoding homospermidine synthase, with protein sequence MSTIPSWPIHGTITGPIVMIGYGSIGQGTLPLIERHFRFERSRLVVIDPDDTHKASLEARGIRFVNEAVTRDNYRALLTPLLTEGDGQGFCVNLSVDTSSLDLMRLTRELGVLYIDTVVEPWLGFYFDPTVSNAERTNYALRETVRRERLANPGGTTAVSCCGANPGMVSWFAKKALLDVAEAVGLKVDQPSSRAEWARLMQQVGVKGIHIAERDTQVAKKPKPLGTFWNTWSVEGFLAEGLQPAELGWGTHERWRPHNAFSHDSGCQAAIYLNQPGAATKVRSWCPTPGPQFGFLVTHNEAISIADYFTLRDGETVVYRPTCHYAYHPCNDAVLSLNELFGAAAEVQKTLHVLTEDEILTGCDELGVLLYGHGRNAYWYGSQLSVEEARQLAPAQSATGLQVTSAVLAGMVWALENPEAGIVETDDMDFRRCLEVQMPYLGPVKGYFTDWTPLQNRPGLFPEDLDTSDPWQFRNVLVHEPR encoded by the coding sequence TTCCGGTTCGAGCGCTCACGTCTGGTGGTCATCGATCCCGACGATACCCATAAGGCATCGCTCGAGGCGCGGGGCATCCGTTTCGTCAATGAGGCGGTCACGCGCGACAATTACCGCGCGCTGCTGACCCCGCTGCTCACCGAGGGCGATGGACAGGGCTTCTGTGTCAATCTGTCGGTCGATACGTCGTCGCTCGATCTCATGCGCCTCACCCGCGAATTGGGCGTGCTCTATATCGACACGGTGGTCGAGCCGTGGCTTGGCTTCTATTTCGATCCGACGGTGAGCAATGCCGAGCGGACGAACTATGCGCTGCGCGAAACTGTCCGCCGAGAGCGCCTTGCCAATCCGGGCGGAACAACGGCCGTTTCCTGCTGCGGGGCCAATCCGGGCATGGTCTCGTGGTTTGCCAAAAAGGCTCTGCTCGATGTCGCCGAAGCGGTGGGCCTCAAGGTGGACCAGCCCAGCTCTCGCGCAGAATGGGCTCGGCTCATGCAGCAGGTGGGGGTCAAGGGCATCCACATTGCCGAGCGGGACACGCAGGTCGCAAAAAAGCCAAAGCCGCTTGGCACGTTCTGGAACACGTGGTCGGTGGAGGGCTTCCTTGCCGAGGGCCTACAGCCGGCCGAGCTTGGCTGGGGCACACATGAGCGCTGGCGGCCTCACAACGCCTTTTCTCATGACAGTGGATGTCAGGCGGCGATCTATCTCAACCAGCCGGGTGCGGCCACAAAGGTGCGCAGCTGGTGTCCCACGCCCGGACCGCAGTTCGGATTTCTGGTCACCCATAACGAGGCGATCTCGATCGCGGATTACTTCACCCTGCGCGATGGAGAAACCGTCGTTTACCGGCCGACCTGCCATTACGCCTATCATCCCTGCAATGATGCGGTGCTCTCGCTGAATGAACTGTTCGGCGCGGCCGCAGAGGTGCAAAAGACCCTGCATGTCCTCACGGAAGATGAGATCCTCACCGGCTGCGACGAGCTGGGCGTGCTGCTGTATGGGCATGGCAGAAACGCCTATTGGTACGGGTCGCAGCTTTCGGTCGAGGAGGCCCGGCAGCTTGCGCCCGCACAGAGCGCAACCGGCCTGCAGGTGACCTCTGCCGTTCTGGCCGGCATGGTCTGGGCGCTGGAGAACCCGGAGGCGGGCATTGTCGAGACGGACGATATGGATTTCCGGCGTTGCCTCGAGGTGCAGATGCCCTATCTCGGCCCGGTGAAAGGATACTTCACCGACTGGACGCCACTGCAAAACCGCCCCGGACTGTTTCCGGAGGACCTCGATACCAGCGATCCCTGGCAGTTCCGGAACGTTCTGGTGCATGAGCCGCGCTGA
- a CDS encoding hydrolase has translation MPLLDRSRSLLLVIDFQERLMPVIDEGQAAVSNAARLIKGGRLLDVPILRTEQNPRGLGPTLPELAGNEPVIEKMSFDACPAPGFEEALSGREQIVLSGCEAHICVAQTALGLRARGREVYVVRDAVGSRRPESKETALNRLAANGIEIVTTEMVLFEWMGTSADPQFKPVSALIK, from the coding sequence ATGCCCCTGCTTGACCGTTCCCGCTCCTTGCTCCTGGTCATCGATTTTCAGGAACGCCTGATGCCGGTGATTGATGAGGGGCAGGCGGCGGTCAGCAATGCCGCCCGCTTAATCAAGGGAGGGCGCCTCTTGGACGTGCCCATCCTGCGCACCGAACAGAATCCGCGTGGTCTCGGTCCCACCCTGCCTGAGCTTGCCGGCAATGAACCCGTGATCGAGAAGATGAGCTTTGATGCCTGCCCCGCGCCGGGCTTCGAGGAGGCGCTTTCGGGCCGCGAGCAGATCGTTCTGTCTGGCTGCGAAGCCCATATCTGCGTGGCCCAGACCGCCCTGGGCCTGCGCGCACGGGGGAGGGAGGTTTACGTGGTCCGTGATGCGGTGGGATCACGCCGGCCGGAATCGAAGGAAACGGCGCTGAACCGCCTTGCGGCCAATGGCATCGAGATCGTCACCACCGAGATGGTGCTGTTCGAATGGATGGGCACCTCGGCCGACCCCCAATTCAAGCCGGTCTCTGCCCTGATCAAATAG
- the greA gene encoding transcription elongation factor GreA produces MSRAFVKEPDGEQVYDSLPERPISPLPNLVTARGLRLIEAEIARLRGELACFQADGNRAGIAEASRDLRYWSARRASAQLVPLPTNTDEARFGMWVTIQRDDGRRQRFQIVGQDEADPAKGLISYASPMAAAILGRKVGDVIKAGAGEAEITAIDAVAED; encoded by the coding sequence ATGAGCCGAGCATTCGTCAAGGAACCGGATGGCGAACAGGTTTATGACAGCCTGCCGGAGCGGCCGATCAGCCCGCTTCCCAATCTGGTCACGGCACGCGGGCTCCGGCTGATCGAGGCGGAAATCGCCCGTCTGCGCGGCGAACTTGCCTGTTTTCAAGCGGATGGCAATCGCGCGGGCATCGCCGAGGCGTCACGGGATCTGCGCTATTGGTCGGCGCGACGGGCGAGCGCTCAACTGGTTCCGCTGCCAACAAACACGGATGAGGCGCGCTTCGGCATGTGGGTGACGATCCAGCGTGATGACGGGCGCCGGCAGAGATTTCAAATCGTCGGCCAGGATGAAGCCGACCCGGCGAAGGGCTTGATTTCCTATGCCTCACCCATGGCCGCCGCCATTCTCGGCAGGAAGGTAGGAGATGTGATCAAGGCTGGTGCCGGTGAGGCGGAAATCACCGCAATTGACGCTGTTGCGGAGGACTGA